ATTTCATCGAGCCGCGCGGCGGGGTCCACCGCTTTGATCATGTCGTAGAGCGTCAGACCGGCCACACTGACGGCGGTCAGCGCCTCCATCTCCACACCCGTTCGGTCGGTGCTGCGCACCGTCGCGATGATCTCGATGTCGGCGGGCCCCACGGTGAAATCCACGTCGACACCGGTGAGCGCCAACTGATGGCAGAGCGGGATCAGGTCACTGGTGCGCTTCGCCGCCAGAATCCCCGCCACCCGGGCGGTAGCCAGCGCGTCGCCCTTGGGCAGGCCCCCGGCCGAGATGAGCTCCACGACGTGCGGCGACGTATGCAAGGTACCCGCGGCGACGGCGGTGCGCTTGGTGGCTCCCTTGCCGCTGACGTCGACCATGTGCGCTGCCCCACGGTCGTCCACATGTGACAAGGCACCCGAGGGGGGTTCCCCCGCTGTCCAGGTCGCCGGGGGCTTGGCGGCCTCGGAGGCCTTAGCCATCCTGGCGCCTACCTGTTAACGACGGTGACCGGATGCAGGTAGGGCAGGTCAGTGGAGGGCAGCGGGAACACCAGCTCGCCGAAGGGCGACAATGCGCCCGTCCGGTCGGTCGCGAGTTCGCTCACCGCGTGGTCGTCGGCGTCCGTCGTCGGCCACCCGTTGTCGACATACCTGGTTTTGCGGGCTTTGCCCTCAGCAGTGTCAGCCACGCCGTCCATTCTGACAGGTCGCTCTCGCGCCCGTCGTGCAAGACCGTCAGTTCGCCGGACGAGCCTCCGGCATCCGTTGCCCGCTTGGAACCCGCCGGCTGCTTTACGCTGGTCAGCAATGACCGACA
This genomic interval from Mycobacterium sp. SMC-2 contains the following:
- the moaC gene encoding cyclic pyranopterin monophosphate synthase MoaC, whose translation is MAKASEAAKPPATWTAGEPPSGALSHVDDRGAAHMVDVSGKGATKRTAVAAGTLHTSPHVVELISAGGLPKGDALATARVAGILAAKRTSDLIPLCHQLALTGVDVDFTVGPADIEIIATVRSTDRTGVEMEALTAVSVAGLTLYDMIKAVDPAARLDEIRVLRKEGGKTGTWVRR